Genomic window (Juglans microcarpa x Juglans regia isolate MS1-56 chromosome 2S, Jm3101_v1.0, whole genome shotgun sequence):
TTTGTAATCTAAAGATGATATTTTCACCAACTTTGTTTGATGTGATGGTCCACATTGCCATTCATTTACTATGTGAGTTGCTGCTTGAAGGACTAGTTTAATACAGGTGAATGTATCCTTTCGAGAGGTATTTAGGTAAATTTAAGTAGTACATAAAAGATAAAGCTCGTCTGAAGGAATACATTGCAGATGCATATATTCATGTAAAATGTTTGACATTCTTCTCAATGTATCTTCATAATGTTCCAACTAGATTCACTCCAGATGAATGAAACATTGATATAGGTTTGCAACACAGTGAGTCAAATggtttctctattttctcataGAATTAATTTGCAGCCATTGAGCTTGTCAACACCTATCCAATTATATAAGAAACAATTTAAGACTGCCACATGGTACATCTTCAATAACTGCATAGAGATTGTAAACTATTTTGAGTAAGAGTCTGCTTTCGCTGTTATCTCTTATAACACATTTGTAAagacattttcattttttggtgttttttctaactttatatatgaaatttttttctagaGATCACTATAAGAAGTTGAGGGAAGAACATGTTACTAGCATTGAAATGAGACATGAAACTGAATTTTCAACATGGTTTACATGGAGTGGGGTAGGTGAGCAAATGTAGTGTGaggtgttgaaatttgaaaggatATATACGTAATTTTAGTGTATCCTCTATTTGTCTTTCTTTGTAATGATCTTTCTCTACTAGTTTGGGCAAGTAGACACGCAAGAGGCTATCTGGAAATTCCAGTACTTTCAATCCCAAAAAAAGACCTTGTAGCTGAaacttgagattttgaaaagcTGGTGACAAGCGTCAATGACGGGTGCTGAAACATAGATGCAGGCAAACAACATCCTCAGTAACTTGAAAAATGAGTGGGTAACTTCAATTACAAGACCCTGATTTTGTTATCTTTGAACAGGAGCTATGATTTTCTGGAAAGCCCGAGTTTTGGTGTGCGATTATAAGTTTCAACACTATTTGTATTTCGTATATGTGGTGGTTTGAGAACATGATGATCTTAAATGGTTAGATATCCACGATAATAATGGGGTTTTCCTAGTATTTTAATCGGTTTTGTTTGGAAGCGAATAATTGGAATACGAGTTTGTGGTGATACTTCAAACATACGTATTATCTTTGTGATGCATGATAGGTTTGATAAATTGACACTCATACATTCGATGCATGCAACTTTTAGAAAACTCAGACTCTTAGCATTAAATGCACAAGCTGGAAAATGAGTGTTTTTTCTTTGTAGATATCCACAATAATTCCTCATTTTCGAGTCCTGTTTCAAGTGGTTTTTGTGCTTGGTTTCATTGTTTCACTTGTTGATATATCACAAATCCAATCCTACAATGATAGGATTCGGCTTATCACCAGTGGCATATTAATTAGAGATCTATTATAATGCCACGtttcttgtttttaaaataaatggttGAGATTAAAACTTCATAGTTTCTTCCTAAACACAAggcaagtattttttttctaccGATAACAACAATGAATGTAAAGAAAAACTATAGTGGCATTAGAAACTACTATCATTCTAATCTAACAtgaatcattcaaaacttaatacGTTATGTTCTTGAAGGGAACTTGAATGGTATTAGAATTTATATacaactttaaatataataatcttttttattaaatttaaactcatcaaataaaaagaaaaagtcaaaataaaattgaaaatcaatattattttattatatctttGTAACAAGTTATTATACAATagtaattctatcatttttcttttgtgaaacCCCATCGTAGAAAAGAGTGAGATCGGTGGGACCATGTGAAGGGTATTAGATGCCACTCTTCACATGGGCTTAACTATTACACCCACATACTTTTGCTGCGTTGTAGATTAGTTATTTAATGTCAAAGCAGACTGACATATTAGTTATgtagtttttctttatatttcttactactatgattgaaaaaaaggttcaaatttgagaagaaattatGGATTTTTAATCtcacctaattattttaaaatcaagtaATGTGGCAACATAACATGAGATCTCATGTTAATGTGCCACTGGAGCCAAGCCGAATTCATAGGGATATGCTAACTATGTGCTATGTTCACACCCTTCCtgaatattaaatattcatcTACACTCTCCTTGGACTTTATGCAGCTTAGCCACTTGGTATACCCAATTGTTTTGACGCAGAATGGTTAGAATTTATAAAGGAATAACACTTGGACGGGCTAGAGGAAGTACATGGATTGTTCCTTCATCAACCAATCAATATTCACAATCATCAGGACCCAATAGACTGAGACTCAAAGATGACACTGAATCATTGTTAGATGACTCAACTCAACCACcaaatgtgatatttgaaacGGAGTTCTTGAATCTAATGGTCGACACAGGTAGAGTGCTAGGTGCTACATTCATGCTAAATAGTGGTGCATTTAGTTATTCTTATTAAAcctagaaaattatatttctgCTTTTATGCTGGTTGTGACATGACACTTTTGGTGATTAGTGAGTAAGAGATCTGATCATGGGCCTACAAAGTGTGCAAAGTTTGACAAGTTTCGAAAGCTTGGATCGGTTGATACCTTTGGCCATCAAGAATGAAGATACTAAGGTGTTATGCGAAAATGCAAGcatatttattataagagtTTCATGGATAGTGAAATATCATGCTAACATAAGTTACCATCAATGGAGCGATGTGCCTGCTGCCAAGAAAGAGGAGCTATGTAATCGTGTCTGAGTAAGCCGTATTTTGCTAGTGATACCTTTACTTaggtaattataatataaataatgtaatatgtctCATTTATACTATGGTGtttaagatgattttattataGAATGGAAGAGAAATAATCAATGGACAACAATTACAAACCAGCTTAAAAGCATATTTAACTCTTTCACTATAGCTACACAAAATGTACATTAAGTATCAAAGTCATAAAGCGGCACTGGTAGGAGGGATCTCATTGGTAGATGAAGTGGTATGACAAAAGTTATGTATGTTGTGGGGGAGCGAAGGCTTCAAGGTAATGTTGTTGTATTTACTtagcatttttttattatgcaATGGTAATATGATAGCTAGCCAACATCAATGTTTTAAGTTGGTGTTATTTGAATCTTCATTATATGATGCACTATTTTGGTGCTGAATGTTTATTATTCATAGAGGTTGTCATTACAAAATAAGTCAAATAGAAAACAACAATGTACAAACCAAACTGCTAGTTGAAAGTCTTTTGTTTGATTCTCGGAAGAAAAGGTAATAAGGCATGTAAGGACTGCAATTCATATATTGTCATATACAAAGTCTACTAGAAATTAAGTTTAGCTTCCTATCATTATTGAATAGCATCATTGATTCAAGTTGAACTTAATTGCAGCATGACAGTATAACGAACTTGATTGAATTCTTTAAAGAGTCGAGATGATCTAAAGTGCACATGATGTTGTTGGTTTCCTTAGTTACATAGTTCAAAGAAGTTTTTGCTTATAAACTATTTAATTTCATCATGTGAATTGATGAATATAATTGTGGTGAATGTTATTCATGAAAAAGATTAAATACAATGAAACTTGAAAACCAAACGAAGGAGGTAGCGCCGGGCGTCTTTAAAGAGATTATAAGATGTAAATCGAGGTATGCTAGAGGCATGGGCCAAATTCAAATGCCTGAGTCATCAAGAACCCAATAAAATCATGAGAATGTTGAAAAATTGTCACAAGATGCACAGTACTACAACTACAAAGCCGAGCTTAAGGCGTTAAAAGTAAGTGTAAGGGAAATGTTAGAAAAGCAAGcataatttgatatgtttatAACATACTCAATGTCACAACAGTAATCTCAGGGAGACTCCCATTGAAGATTTTTTGCTTACACTCATTAGAGGCAAAAGAGTTAGAACTTAATGCATGTCCATTTGATCTTGAAAGCATTAGAGATGAAATaaaggaataaaaatattaaagcttattttgaatttaaacatgTAATACAGTTAGTTTTAAACCCAACACGGATGTGTAATAATTATACTTTTTCAGATCAAATAgtgtcaaattttttattttaaagtcttATGTAATactttaatgaaaataatactttaaagcctcatttaatgaaaataattgcAAATTGATTGGCATGAAGATGTCGTTGGTCATCACACCAGTACTGTAACACACTAAAGATCTCTAGTTgcattactacaagaaaaacgagcatttgtgatggattatttatgacaagaatgattatttacaatgaaaacagactcattttagttggaaatagtcattttcgtaGGAAATAAGCAGTTTTTTAGTAGTGTGCATCCATGCGATGTCAGATAATTTACCTTTCAGTAGTTATTTAGTCATGAATCCTGAGTATTGACCATGTGTACCAGAGTTAgaattgaaaataaatgagagtAGAATTGGTTGTTAGGTGAACATATTCAGCTTGTCACCTGAATATATATGGTAGATTTTAGTTGAATATCATATAGTAAAGCTAATTGTGGATAATGTAGTAGAATATTAATCCATTAATGATTATTTAACTATAAGAACATTACTGGATGCAGGAAAATGAAGTTTTAAGGTTGATTGAAAGATGAACAAAGATGGGATCTACCATATTCTACAACCAGCGACCATGCTTCAATGAAGAGACACAGTGAATGCTAATAAcatcatgtaattattttactaaGGCTCTAAATGTTGTCTACTGCTATTGAAATATCATATGAATATGTCTCTTTTGATATAGAAGTTGTGTATGGATAGAATGCTTGGAATATAAATGATAGTATTGAAGTTACTAACATATATATGATTgctttttctttacatttttacCCAATTACATGCCTAAGCATTGCCTTTCAGATGGGTAGATTGAAACATCAATAAATGGATATATTTATTCATCAGGTTACTGAAATATATTCATCACTAGATGATATTGCATCTTTTTAGCAAAAATTTGGTGGTTTAGGAAACATTTTGTATCAAACGCTTTACTTGCAACGACAATATTGTAAGCGGACGATAAAAGTTTTTATTCTACAAATTGTAACCAAAATAACTATTTGTGACGCCACCAATTCGTTGTAATTATGTTATCAGTTGGTACGGAGCATCTAactattatcaaaaaaataattacataagcCACCACATAATATCGTCCAAAATAATGTTTACTTATGTCTACACTAATGCCTATTtacaaagatttttttgttagaatattttttttgcaaagaCATCATGTTGGTCGGTAAAGGCTCTTATTTTCTACCAATTGTAGATTCTTTGTGGCCAACCTAACATATATTAGCGACAATATTAATTGCCGCAATAGAGTTGAAGATTTGTAACCATGTATAAATATGGCCGCAAGATACCTTTTGTGGCGCTTCTTTCACGACCACTTTGCAGCCATCGAAATTGGACAGAAATACTATTTTGCAGCGAAAAAGGTTACTTCTTGCGGCGTAATTGAGTGCCACAAATAgctttatttcttgtagtgtatctaacgtatcatatgaaactacATCATTTTGTGGGTTCTTTTTGTGACTGTAATACTTCTAAAAAAGATTGTGTTCCCTAACCACATAATTAGTCGTTGAGTTTTGCATCGCTatgttttttatctttaaatttttactttgatcattttgattttcaaatttataatttttcataataaaaatcaaGGTGTAATAATCCTTTCATAATAACCAcatacttcttttgaaaaaagtgaataaatttatgaccacataaaaaaatgtattttttaatagttgacttcactttttttaaaagaaatatgcaGGACTTGCATacactaaaattatatatgacattACTCTAAGCAAATAAGTATAGATTATTAGTAAATTTGGCATTCCTTCTACAAAAATTAATACCAAGCACAAATCCATAACGCGATAAGCATAAAACCCtaacagctagctagcaaaaattagaaaattgaaataacCAAAAGCAAGAATAAAATCGTACACATACCACCTTTCAAacttgaatatataaatatatatatatatatatatataattcaaattgaaaaatatgaaatacttgtgcgaaaatcatgaaattcaaagaccaaaaatcatgaaaagaaaaccaaatatTCCAAAAATCTAAGTGGAGAGTTTTATGATTTAGATTGGAGACCCAAGGCAAAATAGCACACATGAGAGCAAGAGAGAACAATATTGTGAGAGGCAAGATTGATGATGTAGAAAGAAAGGAATCACTAGGAGGCGATCTCAATATTGCGTAGCACCCAACTTATATTCTGATCAATGGTTATCATTCAAGCATGTAGAGTACTTTTGAAATAGGCTCGCATGCACGCCTCAACATAAGATGGCGGCCAACAGTCACAAAAAAACTTTAGCGAAGTtgtacagtaaaccgtcacaaaaTACTTTATGTGACGccttttttgtgacagttgtGGTGGCGGTCTCAAATCGtcacaaaaatttttttgtgatagtttgcttattttttgtgacagtttcgTTCGTCACAATAGATCAAAACTGTTGTAGTGcaacaagaaaagaagaagatgagccGTGCTATGGGACGGCTCCTTTATAGACCAATTTTACAAAGAGTAGTGTTATATCTATaaaggaagtatacaaaaacaatatgactacaaactgacataactttatctgatctgttagatttattttataataacaataatttcaatttgacgattaagtcacgtcaatttacgatattatttttgtggatTTAATTTGTGGTTAAGagtattttccttttactaTAATAAAGGGctacccatagtgggcacctcTTCCCCTTTCTCTTTGGTGTTATGAAGTGGCTATCAATCCACTTCATGAGCCTTGCTAGTTAGATCTTAATGGCTAGTTGAGGGTTACACTTAAAGGGGCTATTTACATAgcttctcccccccccccctctggATGACTTAGTTGCGCCACAAACATATTCTCTCAATGTATTGGTTTTTTCTAGTCTCGACATCTAGGTTATGGGATTTTTGAGTGTTGCTTTGAtcttaccacgtagcacactccatcATCGATACTGGAGGATTTTGGATGAACAACAACTACGATGGAAATCCATGGAACAACTGCATGCACTAGATCtaagatattttccaacaagGTAATATTGTTTCTGCTGCATGTGTattttgatctagtatttctaatatttataaaatgatatggtAGAGCCACATGGTATTGCCCATTAATGTCATCTTGGCCTACAAAATTGGTCCCGGATGGAGCTtgtataaataacatttttcaaagtGAAAATGTTATGCAGTCCACACCTCACcctattaattaagaaaaatgatagttgaaGTTATAAGTGTGAgctattattaatttgttatgaataaagcctctaaaaaaaatttaataaaaaatgcattaattggAGCTCAGCCAGCTCAGCCCATGCATTGAGAGTTTAATTTTAACTTCatccaatattaatattattgatgtCGTTGATCTGGTTATTACCAATATCTCTTGGTATATTAATTGGTACAATCAATTCCATCAATATTGTACCAggactttattttttcttctgtaTGAATATGCTCAAGCTTGATTAGAAATAAAGTACATCATGACATGATCTCTAGTTTCACCTAGCTAGATTCGAAAAGATCCACAGtgatcatgcatgcaaacaTTCATGTGGTTCAATCTTTCTAAACGAGCTTTAATTTATCTGTACATAAATAATATGGTTCATCTCCTAGCTTGtgattattaaatatgagaaaattattttagacaaagagattttataaaattaagtctacaaattaacgtgacttgatattatatattaaattataaaattatttttattataaaataaataaatactatcaTATGAACTactcatataatttataaatttattttataaaatgcacttttccttttataatatatattcaatcCCGACAGGTTACTCATCCAtacagtaattttattttattctgttGTACTTTTTGTAAGGGTAGGGACGATTCTTCCCTCTCAAGTTGGCTATAACCAAGTAGCTGAGCTGATGATTATGCGAGACCCACTTTGCATtactttctctttttctattcCGCTTTTCCTCctggtatttatttatttatttatttaagcgCTAGAAAcccaaattaaagagaaaagactatatatatatatatatatataattgctgtcaattatatataaaccaaTTCTGACAAGTTTGGTGTTTAAGTACTTTAAACTCAAACTAGAGTACCATCAGTACTATCTACTTAAACATATTAACATGATATTAATAATCTTATCATGATCATGTTAATCTCAATTAAAGTAAAGGAATTAAAAAGAAGAtcaattagagagagagagagagagcatggcTTTCATGTCTAGGAAACCactaaaatcacaaaaaaatcattgtGCTTGGGAATTGACTACAACATGCATGGACAGAAAGCCCTTGCTagttatatatatctatatatacatacctaATAATAAATCGAAAGCTCCAACCCCACCAACCTAGAAAAGCAGTACATTAAAATTCTACACTGCTTGTCGACAAACATAACGCTATCTACCTAGCTAGCTCTTTATTTGAATCTTCTTTATTTATACAGCTAGCAAGCTGGTCGTAgtaggtgtatatatatatatatatataatatatatacacacatatataagaaCTTTATAAAAAGAAGTGCAAcacaagctagctagcaaatAAAGAACTAGtaattagttttaaagaaagcaaaattcgtgaaatcttcttcttttttctcccttCTTTTACTCTTCTATTATCCGCATGCATTGACGTTGAAACAGCTAGTGGCTAGATCCAAGAGGAAGGtcgaaaggaaatgaaaagaaatctgtGAATTAACCAATAAAGGGCTATAATAATATCAGATATCATCATGAAGGAAATTAATTATCATGTGACTCTGAAGTCATTTGCAAATTGCAGAAAATCGATGCATTAGCTCATGTTGAGAAATTGATCACAGTAGTAGTAGTACATGATGATGAAACTCGATCGACCTGGCGAGATATGATCGCAATGCGCTAGCACTGTTGCGAAGATTAATGATTGATTTCTTCATCGACCCCACATCATGTCACGGTACGGTGATTCGAGGCCGGCAGTCTTTCTTTTCTGCAACGTGAGGTCTTTGTAAAAGTTCTTGATGAATTCCTCCGCAGCCTTATCCACTTGGCCGCTATGAACATCTCCGTCTTCTTTCAACGGAAATGGCGAGTCTGTTACTCTCAGCTGTCGCACCATCGGACTCCTTCCGAACCCAGGTAACGTCACCAGCGGCGATGCCTCCACCGGCGGAGCCGTGTTGTCGTGATTGTTCAGCATCTCAAGCACCTTCTGAAATGCAGTGGCGGTGGTGACGTCGTCGTAGCGATAGGCGGACTTGGAGGCGGCGGAAAAGAAGTGGTGGTGCTTATTGCGCTTGTTGAAATGGAAGATGGCTGGGCGGTGATGATAGGCGGGGCTGTTGCTGCAGCTGAACTCGTATTCGCGCGGGGATACGAAGGCAAGCGAGTCGCTGGAACGGCAGCTCAAGGCAGAGAAGTGGTCGTGGAGGGTGAGGTTGTCGGCTATGGCCTTGCCCGCGAGCTTGCCGCGCTTGAGTATCGTATGGAGGTCCCCCATTATCTTGCTCTTGCATATGCCTTTTCTTAGCATGAAGAGCACGACTCGAACCATGTTCCACAACTTCTTGGCCACCATTGGTGGACTTGGTTCCATTTCCATTACTATTGGTTGGCTCATGAGAGACAGGGTTTTAATTCTGGTTTGATAGCTGTGAGAtcaggggggagagagagagagagaaagggagagagagagagagatgatctACAGGTATGTTTTGGCGTTGTTCATGGAGGATGAGAGGGGGAGAGAGCAAGGTATATAAAGGGCAAGATGATTGCACgtaatataaaaggaaaagacgAAGACGATCGAGTTTTTTTGAAAGAAactaaaaatgatatttgatgAGTAGTAGTAGTCTCGAGTACTCAAAGCGCGTTTGTATTATTTTGGAAGAAAGGTAAGGAATTGAGTTTGACAAAGCAAAGGCTAGCTAGGGTCACTTTGTCCAGATTACAAAGAGGTCCCTGTGATTGCGACCAAATTACTTAAGTAAGTCCTCGGGCTTCAATGATTAGACAGATATTTGGCACTTTTTTAAATGTCACAATTTGCCTAAAGTTGTGGACTCTAGGTAAAGTGACATACAACCACAATTAGAAGCGACATTTAGGGAATTATTGTTAGAATTTCAAGGCAAAAGTAAAATCCGGATATAGACATGTAACTATATATACTCTCCTTACTGAATTTAAAAGGTAGGAGCTGGGATCAGCACGTTGTTTTTCTATTGAACAACACTCtagtcataaaaataatttcataaatttacataatttaatgtaatttgtcagattataaagttatttttattataaaatagatctaacaaataagataaaatcacgtcaatttataagattgtttttatataatttatttgtaaatatagcAATACTCTTTTCTATTTGGACGTGAtcctagtaatattttatttattgtaaattcaaAAGGATCATGAGTCTAGATAATAGAAAGACGCAGGCACTCCTTCAAATCAGGTTTGAATCATAGCTTAAAGCCTTAGACTTCGGCGATATTAggaaatccaataaacttatatgcgactaatactaataatttaaagtaaatccactataaaaaaaattatttatctgtAACAAGctatatttttctacaaaaataactattttctattaaaatgaatCTGTTTTAATCACAAACAGTCATTCtcatcgtaaataatcattCACAAATACTCGTTCTTCTTGTAGTGATCTATATTCAGATCTTTATCCAAAACCTAATATTTGTCAAACCACTTGTGAGTAACTGATCAAGGGCCATTGAGCCACCACCACATTTTGTAGTACTACTATACAGGTATAACTAGTATATATTAAGAGAGAAAACCCtctcaaataaaaatgagatagaTACGTAAAACTGgttatacaatattaaaattaaatgatcattaaaatatttaatgatgatGTTTAAATAATTCATATGTGCTGCAAGAAATATTACTGTAGAACTTGTTTTACTTGCTTATTATAATCTCCATTATTAAAACTCTCAAATTGaaagaaagatttgaaaatgtatttGTTCCACATAATTCTAATCATACAAACGCTACAAGGAATTCAGTCTTTTCCAACGCTACAAATTCACCGCTAAAAGCCACAAAAATTCtgcaaaaatttttttacaataaatttttaGTCGTTGCACATTGGTTGCCAAAAATCGGATGCTGAATCTTATGAGCGTCAAATTACAATAAAAcgctgcaaaaaaaaaaagaaaaaaaaaaaaagcctttttCCTTGTAGTGAAACCAATTATTTTAACCCAAATATcttatttgagttaaaaaataatgtttaatttatttgagtttatactccaaaaatattaatctGAATTATAATTAGACTCTCTTAAAAATCAtcataaagaacaaaaacaacTCCTTCtcaaataatatgatatttagtaCTTGCTTTAGATTAAGCGAAATATAGATCAATAGTTTTCATGCATGGACTTGTAAACCAAAGttgtaattaaaaatttaaaggggtggtttaattaattaatttacgttacaaaacaaattaaaattttagaagtaGAACGAAATAAATGGCACTTGAGTACTCGATCCGGTCGACCTCGATCTGGTCTTTAtgatcattaatatataatatcgaAGCGTTTGGTGTTGGACATGCATTGAATAACTTATTCCCATCACATAAGTTTTATTAAGAAAAGAATATCAGTGAATGAAAGTTGcatttctcaaataatattgAGTTTTTCTAAACCAAATACTATATTATAGCCTTGCACGCAAAGAGATCATGCAAAATATGATACCATGGACATCATCATGCGCTACTTCAGATATTCTAATTAATCAATCAATCACATATATGTGAGAAATGTACTTAAGAATCcta
Coding sequences:
- the LOC121251928 gene encoding uncharacterized protein LOC121251928; amino-acid sequence: MSQPIVMEMEPSPPMVAKKLWNMVRVVLFMLRKGICKSKIMGDLHTILKRGKLAGKAIADNLTLHDHFSALSCRSSDSLAFVSPREYEFSCSNSPAYHHRPAIFHFNKRNKHHHFFSAASKSAYRYDDVTTATAFQKVLEMLNNHDNTAPPVEASPLVTLPGFGRSPMVRQLRVTDSPFPLKEDGDVHSGQVDKAAEEFIKNFYKDLTLQKRKTAGLESPYRDMMWGR